A DNA window from Jaculus jaculus isolate mJacJac1 chromosome 1, mJacJac1.mat.Y.cur, whole genome shotgun sequence contains the following coding sequences:
- the Slc27a1 gene encoding long-chain fatty acid transport protein 1 isoform X1, producing MREETCGSSVGVAYPSLANPRMRAPSAGTASVASLALLWLLGLPWTWSAAAAFGVYVGGGGWRFLRIVCKTARRDLFGLSVLIRVRLELRRHQRARDTIPRIFQAVAQRQPERLALVDAGSGVCWTFAQLDAYSNSVANQFHQLGFVPGDVVAVFLEGRPEFVGLWLGLAKAGVVAALLNVNLRREPLAFCLGTSGAKALIYGGELAAAVAEVSGQLGKSLLKFCSGDLGPESVLPDTQLLDPMLKEAPTAPLTQAPGKGMDDRLFYIYTSGTTGLPKAAIVVHSRYYRIAAFGHHSYSMRQADVLYDCLPLYHSAGNIMGVGQCIIYGLTVVLRKKFSASRFWDDCIKYNCTVVQYIGEICRYLLKQPVRDAERRHRVRLAVGNGLRPAIWEEFTQRFGVRQIGEFYGATECNCSIANMDGKVGSCGFNSRILTHVYPIRLVKVNEDTMEPLRDAQGLCIPCQPGEPGLLVGQINQQDPLRRFDGYVSDTATDKKIAHSVFRKGDSAYLSGDVLVMDELGYMYFRDRSGDTFRWRGENVSTTEVEGVLSRLLGQTDVAVYGVAVPGVEGKAGMAAIVDPHSKLDPNSMYQELQKVLAPYARPIFLRLLPHVDTTGTFKIQKTRLQREGFDPRQTSDRLFFLDVKQGHYLPLDEGVYSRICTGAFSL from the exons ATGAGAGAAGAGACTTGCGGCAGCTCCGTGGGCGTGGCCTACCCTAGTTTAGCCAATCCCAG GATGCGCGCTCCGAGTGCGGGCACGGCCTCGGTGGCCTCGCTGGCGCTTCTGTGGCTGCTGGGGCTGCCGTGGACTTGGAGCGCGGCGGCGGCGTTCGGCGTGTACGTGGGCGGCGGCGGGTGGCGCTTCCTGCGCATCGTCTGCAAGACCGCGAGGCGGGACCTGTT TGGCCTGTCCGTCCTGATTCGTGTGCGCCTGGAGCTTCGTCGGCACCAGCGCGCTAGGGACACCATCCCACGCATCTTCCAGGCAGTGGCCCAGCGACAACCTGAACGCCTGGCCCTGGTCGACGCGGGCAGTGGTGTTTGCTGGACCTTCGCACAGCTCGATGCCTACTCCAACTCTGTGGCCAACCAGTTTCACCAGCTGGGCTTTGTGCCTGGTGATGTGGTGGCAGTCTTCTTGGAGGGCCGGCCTGAGTTCGTGGGGTTGTGGCTGGGCCTAGCCAAGGCCGGCGTGGTGGCTGCCTTGCTCAATGTTAACCTGCGGCGGGAGCCCCTGGCCTTCTGCCTGGGCACATCGGGGGCCAAGGCCCTCATTTACGGCGGGGAGTTGGCTGCAG CGGTGGCGGAGGTGAGCGGGCAGTTGGGGAAGAGCCTCCTCAAGTTCTGTTCCGGAGACTTGGGGCCCGAGAGCGTCTTGCCCGACACACAGCTGCTAGACCCCATGCTGAAGGAGGCTCCCACGGCGCCCCTGACACAGGCCCCAGGCAAGGGCATGGACG ATCGTCTCTTCTACATCTATACCTCCGGGACCACAGGGCTACCTAAGGCTGCCATTGTGGTGCATAGCAG GTACTACCGCATCGCAGCCTTCGGCCACCACTCCTACAGCATGCGGCAGGCCGACGTGCTCTATGACTGCCTGCCCCTGTACCACTCGGCAG GGAACATCATGGGTGTTGGGCAGTGTATCATCTATGGGTTGACCGTGGTCCTCCGTAAGAAGTTTTCAGCCAGCCGCTTCTGGGACGACTGCATCAAGTACAACTGCACG GTGGTGCAGTACATCGGCGAGATCTGCCGCTACCTGCTGAAGCAGCCTGTGCGCGACGCCGAGCGGCGACACCGCGTGCGCCTGGCCGTGGGTAACGGGCTGCGGCCGGCCATCTGGGAGGAGTTCACGCAGCGCTTCGGCGTGCGCCAGATCGGCGAGTTCTACGGAGCCACCGAGTGCAACTGCAGCATCGCCAACATGGACGGCAAG GTGGGCTCCTGCGGCTTCAACAGCCGCATCCTCACGCACGTGTACCCCATCCGCCTGGTGAAGGTCAACGAGGACACGATGGAGCCGCTGCGGGACGCGCAAGGCCTCTGCATCCCGTGCCAGCCGG GGGAGCCCGGCCTCCTCGTGGGCCAGATCAACCAGCAGGATCCACTGAGGCGCTTTGACGGCTATGTCAGCGACACTGCCACCGACAAGAAGATTGCACACAGCGTCTTCCGCAAGGGCGACAGTGCCTACCTCTCAG GTGATGTGTTGGTGATGGACGAGCTGGGCTACATGTACTTCCGCGACCGTAGCGGGGACACCTTCCGCTGGCGAGGGGAGAATGTCTCCACCACCGAGGTGGAGGGTGTGCTGAGCCGCCTTCTCGGCCAGACGGACGTGGCTGTGTATGGAGTGGCTGTGCCAG GGGTGGAGGGGAAAGCAGGCATGGCAGCCATTGTGGACCCCCACAGCAAGCTGGACCCCAACTCCATGTACCAGGAGCTGCAGAAGGTGCTGGCACCCTATGCTCGGCCCATCTTTCTGCGTCTCCTGCCCCATGTGGACACCACAG GCACCTTTAAGATCCAGAAAACACGACTGCAGCGTGAGGGCTTTGACCCCCGCCAGACCTCCGACAGGCTCTTCTTCCTGGATGTGAAGCAGGGTCACTACCTACCCCTGGACGAGGGCGTCTACAGCCGTATCTGCACAGGTGCCTTCTCACTCTGA
- the Slc27a1 gene encoding long-chain fatty acid transport protein 1 isoform X2, with the protein MRAPSAGTASVASLALLWLLGLPWTWSAAAAFGVYVGGGGWRFLRIVCKTARRDLFGLSVLIRVRLELRRHQRARDTIPRIFQAVAQRQPERLALVDAGSGVCWTFAQLDAYSNSVANQFHQLGFVPGDVVAVFLEGRPEFVGLWLGLAKAGVVAALLNVNLRREPLAFCLGTSGAKALIYGGELAAAVAEVSGQLGKSLLKFCSGDLGPESVLPDTQLLDPMLKEAPTAPLTQAPGKGMDDRLFYIYTSGTTGLPKAAIVVHSRYYRIAAFGHHSYSMRQADVLYDCLPLYHSAGNIMGVGQCIIYGLTVVLRKKFSASRFWDDCIKYNCTVVQYIGEICRYLLKQPVRDAERRHRVRLAVGNGLRPAIWEEFTQRFGVRQIGEFYGATECNCSIANMDGKVGSCGFNSRILTHVYPIRLVKVNEDTMEPLRDAQGLCIPCQPGEPGLLVGQINQQDPLRRFDGYVSDTATDKKIAHSVFRKGDSAYLSGDVLVMDELGYMYFRDRSGDTFRWRGENVSTTEVEGVLSRLLGQTDVAVYGVAVPGVEGKAGMAAIVDPHSKLDPNSMYQELQKVLAPYARPIFLRLLPHVDTTGTFKIQKTRLQREGFDPRQTSDRLFFLDVKQGHYLPLDEGVYSRICTGAFSL; encoded by the exons ATGCGCGCTCCGAGTGCGGGCACGGCCTCGGTGGCCTCGCTGGCGCTTCTGTGGCTGCTGGGGCTGCCGTGGACTTGGAGCGCGGCGGCGGCGTTCGGCGTGTACGTGGGCGGCGGCGGGTGGCGCTTCCTGCGCATCGTCTGCAAGACCGCGAGGCGGGACCTGTT TGGCCTGTCCGTCCTGATTCGTGTGCGCCTGGAGCTTCGTCGGCACCAGCGCGCTAGGGACACCATCCCACGCATCTTCCAGGCAGTGGCCCAGCGACAACCTGAACGCCTGGCCCTGGTCGACGCGGGCAGTGGTGTTTGCTGGACCTTCGCACAGCTCGATGCCTACTCCAACTCTGTGGCCAACCAGTTTCACCAGCTGGGCTTTGTGCCTGGTGATGTGGTGGCAGTCTTCTTGGAGGGCCGGCCTGAGTTCGTGGGGTTGTGGCTGGGCCTAGCCAAGGCCGGCGTGGTGGCTGCCTTGCTCAATGTTAACCTGCGGCGGGAGCCCCTGGCCTTCTGCCTGGGCACATCGGGGGCCAAGGCCCTCATTTACGGCGGGGAGTTGGCTGCAG CGGTGGCGGAGGTGAGCGGGCAGTTGGGGAAGAGCCTCCTCAAGTTCTGTTCCGGAGACTTGGGGCCCGAGAGCGTCTTGCCCGACACACAGCTGCTAGACCCCATGCTGAAGGAGGCTCCCACGGCGCCCCTGACACAGGCCCCAGGCAAGGGCATGGACG ATCGTCTCTTCTACATCTATACCTCCGGGACCACAGGGCTACCTAAGGCTGCCATTGTGGTGCATAGCAG GTACTACCGCATCGCAGCCTTCGGCCACCACTCCTACAGCATGCGGCAGGCCGACGTGCTCTATGACTGCCTGCCCCTGTACCACTCGGCAG GGAACATCATGGGTGTTGGGCAGTGTATCATCTATGGGTTGACCGTGGTCCTCCGTAAGAAGTTTTCAGCCAGCCGCTTCTGGGACGACTGCATCAAGTACAACTGCACG GTGGTGCAGTACATCGGCGAGATCTGCCGCTACCTGCTGAAGCAGCCTGTGCGCGACGCCGAGCGGCGACACCGCGTGCGCCTGGCCGTGGGTAACGGGCTGCGGCCGGCCATCTGGGAGGAGTTCACGCAGCGCTTCGGCGTGCGCCAGATCGGCGAGTTCTACGGAGCCACCGAGTGCAACTGCAGCATCGCCAACATGGACGGCAAG GTGGGCTCCTGCGGCTTCAACAGCCGCATCCTCACGCACGTGTACCCCATCCGCCTGGTGAAGGTCAACGAGGACACGATGGAGCCGCTGCGGGACGCGCAAGGCCTCTGCATCCCGTGCCAGCCGG GGGAGCCCGGCCTCCTCGTGGGCCAGATCAACCAGCAGGATCCACTGAGGCGCTTTGACGGCTATGTCAGCGACACTGCCACCGACAAGAAGATTGCACACAGCGTCTTCCGCAAGGGCGACAGTGCCTACCTCTCAG GTGATGTGTTGGTGATGGACGAGCTGGGCTACATGTACTTCCGCGACCGTAGCGGGGACACCTTCCGCTGGCGAGGGGAGAATGTCTCCACCACCGAGGTGGAGGGTGTGCTGAGCCGCCTTCTCGGCCAGACGGACGTGGCTGTGTATGGAGTGGCTGTGCCAG GGGTGGAGGGGAAAGCAGGCATGGCAGCCATTGTGGACCCCCACAGCAAGCTGGACCCCAACTCCATGTACCAGGAGCTGCAGAAGGTGCTGGCACCCTATGCTCGGCCCATCTTTCTGCGTCTCCTGCCCCATGTGGACACCACAG GCACCTTTAAGATCCAGAAAACACGACTGCAGCGTGAGGGCTTTGACCCCCGCCAGACCTCCGACAGGCTCTTCTTCCTGGATGTGAAGCAGGGTCACTACCTACCCCTGGACGAGGGCGTCTACAGCCGTATCTGCACAGGTGCCTTCTCACTCTGA